The following nucleotide sequence is from Melioribacteraceae bacterium.
GAAGTTGTTATTCGATTCGCTGACACCAATGCTTATTCCATGGGATGCAATTTTCCTTAATCGGTCTTTGCCCTCAACTAAATACAATACTCCGAAAGAAATACCGGTGGCTTTAACAATTTTTTGAATGGCAGCATCGGCAATTTCATGCAATTTGGGTTGTTGATTTAATAACGTGATAAACTCAGTATATTCCTTTTCTGCTTCTTTCTGTGCTTTCAGTTCATCTAACATTTTATTGAAAGCAATTCCGAGTTTACCAAGTTCATCTTTGCTATCAACCGGAACACGGTGATCAAGATTACCTTGACCAATTATTTCAGCGGCATAACTCAGATTAGATATTTGAACTCGCAGTTTCGAAGTAAATAACAATACTAGAATCAAAGCCAATGCAATTCCGGAAGTTGTAATAATGATTGCAATTAAACCAGTGTTTGAACGAAATTCTTGAACTTCTTTTGGAGGATTATAAATTATAAATCCAAGTTTATAATCCTTTGCCAATAAACTGCTTGGCACATAGAGAGTAGCGTAAAAATCGTATGACTCATAATTGCCGGAATAAATATCGAATCTATTTTTATATTTTAAATATTCAATTGCATCAAGTAGAGCGGGAAGATAAACTTGATTAACTCCCGATTTAGTCATTTCAACGGGAGTGTTATTAACAACTAAAGATATATTAGCTCTAATTTTTTCGGATATTTCGTTTAAGAGTTTCTCTGTAATTACTTTCCCATAATAGTATGTGTTTTCTTCTCTAACATCATACTTTAAAATAATGTTAGGGTTATCACTTAGAAATTGCATAAGCGTCAAGTTTTTACTTCTTACATTAAGATTCTTACTTCCACTAAAGGAATTAAAATCAATTTGGGAATCATTTATCAACGTAAATATAAAATCAAGATGAGGGCTTTCATTTTCAATGCGGTAATTTGGTTGTTGTGATCTTACAATTCTGTTAAAACTGTTTTCAATTTCTTCTACAGTTAATTGAAAATTGAAAATGAAATCGTTTGTTGAATTAAGAATACTTTGGTTTTGCTGAGTTGTAATAATTTTATTGGTAAGTGAAAAATATACAATTGTTGATGAGACGGTTATAATAACAACAATTGTAAATGTTAGTAATAATAATCTGGCATTAATTTTCATTGCGTTCTTTGAAGTACTTTTCTGATTGTAATAATAAGATCGTCAAGATCATATGGTTTACTTACAAAATCAGAAGCACCCAATTTCGCTGAATCAATCGCACTTTTAACATCAGCATATGCCGTTAAAACAATTACCTTTACGTTCATCCCGTATTCCCTCAACTTATTGAGAACGTAAAACCCGTCTTTCTCGGGCATTTTTAGATCAAGAAGAACTAGATCAACTTTATTTGCGGAGAGAAATTTAATTGCAGATTCGGCACTATTTTCAGTACTAACATTATAGCCGATTTCTTTCAATTCATCGGAAAGAGCTTCGCAAAGATTTATGTCATCATCTACTATTAATAGAGACTCCACGTCAATCCTCGTCTTCGTCCTTTTTAGTTTTATACTGTTCTAATGATTTTTGTGCTTCGGTTCGAAAATCTTCCATAACTTCTCTTCCCTCCTTTTTCTCGGCAAGTCTCTCTTTTAATGTAGGAAGAATTTTCGCTTCTAATAGAATTATAGTTTCATTTTTTGTGTATTCTGTTTCATCATACCCAAAAATGTATCTTAAACCAAAAAACCACCATGGCAAATCTTTCAATAATGGAATACCTCTTCTAACAAAGGATTCTGCGTTAACAATTAATCCACCTATTGCTGTTTTTTCTCCGTCAAGCATTAAAACTTCTGTGGAAGCGTTTGTTTTATTTATAATTGTAGAAAGTTCTGTGATTGTCGGAGCTGTGCTTCGTTCAGCATTAATTTTTAATAAAATATAGTTTACACCTTCTTCATCGTATATGTAAGGAGTTATTTGCAAAATTGTTCCGGTTGGAACAAATACATCAATTACGTTGCCGGCAAAATCTCTTTGTTTGATGGAAATATCTTGGCCGATCTGAATTTTTCCCACATTTCCATCACGTACGGTTATTGAAGGTCTAGCAATAATTTCGCCCAAGTTTTCTTCTTCAAAAAATTTAAATACCCCTTCTGCGGTTCCGTCAAACTCGCCCATTGTGTATTCGGATTCCCAGTTCGTTGTAAAGTCCGGTGGAGATTGTTGCTGCTGCGTTGAACTTCCCCCGGTAGCTCCTCCTGTTGAAGTAGATGATTGGTCTTCTAGAAATGATTTAAAGTTTGCTCCTATGTTTAATCCACTTCTGGAAAGTAAAAATTGCCAATTTATTCCGCGTGATCTCATTTCCGTAATATTAGCTTCAAAAAATATTGCTGAAATTTTCACTTCGCGAGAGTCAACGGCAGCATATGTATCAGCCGATCTTTCAATTTGTGAATCATCTTTTTTCTTGATAATTATTACTTCGGGCTTTTCTTCATAAGTGAGATTATTGTATTGAACAATTATTTTAAAAGCTTGTTTGAAATGCATGTTCTCAATCTTAATTCCAATCGGATCTGTAAATCCTGCAGTAGAGACTATTCTTTGACCGGTCGATTTTTCGCTAACCTTGTTGAGAACTTCTATTGCTTGTTCGAATGGTATTTCTTCAGAAAGTGTAACAAGTTCAGCAGGGTTTTTATAATCACTCAACATTTTCTCAAGATCTTTTTGCCCTAAAATTGGGACTGACCAGATCATCATCAACAGTATTATAATTAACTTTTTCATTTTATTTACTCACGTTTTTTTCTACTAAACTTAAACTGACTTTCTCAATTATGCCGCCTTTGTTCAAAATAAAATGTACTTGACTATTTTGATAATCGATTTCCGTCAAGTAACCTAGATAAACTTCGTCACCTTCCCAAAGTAAATAAGTGTTTCCTTTTGCATCTGCTACAAATGCACCTTCAGGTATTAATGCAAGAAGTTGTCCGGTTTGAACATCAAGTAAATTATTG
It contains:
- a CDS encoding response regulator; protein product: MESLLIVDDDINLCEALSDELKEIGYNVSTENSAESAIKFLSANKVDLVLLDLKMPEKDGFYVLNKLREYGMNVKVIVLTAYADVKSAIDSAKLGASDFVSKPYDLDDLIITIRKVLQRTQ
- a CDS encoding type II and III secretion system protein, yielding MKKLIIILLMMIWSVPILGQKDLEKMLSDYKNPAELVTLSEEIPFEQAIEVLNKVSEKSTGQRIVSTAGFTDPIGIKIENMHFKQAFKIIVQYNNLTYEEKPEVIIIKKKDDSQIERSADTYAAVDSREVKISAIFFEANITEMRSRGINWQFLLSRSGLNIGANFKSFLEDQSSTSTGGATGGSSTQQQQSPPDFTTNWESEYTMGEFDGTAEGVFKFFEEENLGEIIARPSITVRDGNVGKIQIGQDISIKQRDFAGNVIDVFVPTGTILQITPYIYDEEGVNYILLKINAERSTAPTITELSTIINKTNASTEVLMLDGEKTAIGGLIVNAESFVRRGIPLLKDLPWWFFGLRYIFGYDETEYTKNETIILLEAKILPTLKERLAEKKEGREVMEDFRTEAQKSLEQYKTKKDEDED